A DNA window from Oncorhynchus tshawytscha isolate Ot180627B unplaced genomic scaffold, Otsh_v2.0 Un_contig_15264_pilon_pilon, whole genome shotgun sequence contains the following coding sequences:
- the LOC112236127 gene encoding uncharacterized protein LOC112236127 — protein MWLGCLPNIPHIVSLLCTRPWSKVVHYIGNRVPFGTYKSNRIQEVQIQPYQGGTNPTVSKMYKSNRIRDVQIQPYPGDTNPTVSRRCTSNRIHEVQIQPYPGGAHPTVSRRCTSNRIQDVQIQPYPGGANPTVSRIYKSNRVQEVQIQPYPGGANPTVSRMYKSNRVQEVQIQPYPGGTNPTVSRRYKSNRIQEVQIQPYPGGAHPTVSRRCKSNRIQEVQIQPYPGCTNPTVSRRYKSNRIHEVQIQPYPGGAHPTVSKRYNSNRVQEVQIQPCPGGTNPTVSRRCKSNRIQEVQIQPLYREIY, from the exons ATGTGGCTTGGCTGCCTCCCAAATATTCCCCACATAGTATCTTTACTTTGcaccaggccctggtcaaaagtagtgcattacatagggaatagggtgccatttgggacgtacaaATCCAACCGTATCCAGGAGGTGCAAATCCAACCGTATCAAGGAGGTACAAATCCAACCGTATCCAAAATGTACAAATCCAACCGTATCCGGGACGTACAAATCCAACCGTATCCGGGAGATACAAATCCAACCGTATCCAGGAGGTGCACATCCAACCGTATCCATGAGGTACAAATCCAACCGTATCCAGGAGGTGCACATCCAACCGTATCCAGGAGGTGCACATCCAACCGTATCCAGGATGTACAAATCCAACCGTATCCAGGAGGTGCAAATCCAACCGTATCCAGGATATACAAATCCAACCGTGTCCAGGAGGTACAAATCCAACCGTATCCAGGAGGTGCAAATCCAACCGTATCCAGGATGTACAAATCCAACCGTGTCCAGGAGGTACAAATCCAACCGTATCCAGGAGGTACAAATCCAACCGTGTCCAGGAGGTACAAATCCAACCGTATCCAGGAGGTGCAAATCCAACCGTATCCAGGAG GTGCACATCCAACCGTATCCAGGAGGTGCAAATCCAACCGTATCCAGGAGGTGCAAATCCAACCGTATCCAGGATGTACAAATCCAACCGTATCCAGGAGGTACAAATCCAACCGTATCCATGAGGTACAAATCCAACCGTATCCAGGAGGTGCACATCCAACCGTATCCAAAAGGTACAACTCCAACCGTGTCCAGGAGGTACAAATCCAACCGTGTCCAGGAGGTACAAATCCAACCGTATCCAGGAGGTGCAAATCCAACCGTATCCAGGAGGTGCAAATCCAACCGCTCTATAGAGAGATATATTGA